Proteins from a single region of Theileria parva strain Muguga chromosome 1, complete sequence, whole genome shotgun sequence:
- the ATPB gene encoding ATP synthase F1 subunit beta — MGIRAGVPGLFGTISGFKVTPFCKSALKFQLNLNRLIFSTKSKLSSKNHLNRNLVNSNIGSKLDNLLPTNINFTSPRRFHSKSQNVVNKSGDQSPVSDTGKMRKGYISQVIGAVVDVRFDGPPPPILNALWVDNDGTKLSLEVAQHLGDGVARSIAMGATEGLMRGQEVLDTGSPITIPVGTPTLGRIMNVTGDAIDGFGPIKSEHHLPIHRPAPSFEDQKSDEALLITGIKVVDLLAPYAKGGKIGLFGGAGVGKTVLIMELINNVANKHGGYSIFAGVGERTREGNELYHEMLSTGVIKRTIKPNGKGDEADFTGSKASLVYGQMNEPPGARARVALTGLTVAEYFRDEQNQDVLLFIDNIFRFTQAGSEVSALLGRIPSAVGYQPTLATDLGSLQERITTTKKGSITSVQAIYVPADDITDPAPATTFTHLDATTVLSRQIAELGIYPAVDPLDSTSRMLSSHIVGERQYNVARAVQKILQDYKSLQDIIAILGMDELSEDDKFVVARARKVQRFLSQPFQVAEVFTGKPGRFVELPDTIDGAEQILNGSCDDLPEMAFYMVGDIKEAKEKAVEMLKTRS; from the exons ATGGGTATCAGAGCGGGAGTTCCAGGCCTTTTCGGCACAATTTCAGGCTTCAAAGTCACACCCTTTTGTAAATCAGCCCTCAAATTTCAATTAAACTTAAATCGCCTTATTTTTTCCACTAAATCAAAGTTATCCTCCAAGAACCATCTTAATCGTAATTTAGTAAACAGTAATATTGGTAGTAAACTGGACAATTTGTTACCAACTAATATAAACTTTACTTCACCAAGAAGATTTCATAGTAAATCACAAAATGTAGTTAATAAGTCAGGAGACCAATCTCCAGTATCTGACACTGGTAAGATGAGGAAGGGGTACATATCCCAGGTGATAGGTGCTGTTGTGGATGTCAGATTTGATGGGCCTCCTCCGCCAATACTTAACGCGCTTTGGGTTGACAATGATGGTACTAAGTTGTCCCTGGAGGTTGCTCAGCACTTGGGTGACGGCGTTGCCAGGAGCATAGCTATGGGTGCAACTGAAGGCCTAATGAGGGGTCAGGAGGTCCTTGATACTGGCTCTCCAATCACAATTCCAGTTGGTACTCCAACTCTGGGTAGAATTATGAATGTAACGGGGGACGCAATTGACGGCTTTGGCCCAATTAAATCTGAGCATCACTTGCCAATTCACAGGCCTGCTCCATCATTCGAGGACCAGAAGAGTGATGAGGCTCTTTTGATTACTGGAATTAAGGTTGTGGACCTTCTAGCCCCCTACGCCAAGGGAGGCAAAATCGGTTTATTCGGCGGTGCTGGAGTTGGGAAAACAGTCCTCATCATGGAACTCATCAACAACGTCGCGAATAAACACGGAGGATACTCGATATTCGCAGGTGTAGGTGAACGTACCAGGGAAGGAAATGAGCTCTACCATGAAATGTTATCCACTGGAGTTATCAAACGTACTATCAAACCCAACG GTAAAGGTGACGAAGCTGATTTTACTGGAAGCAAGGCCAGTTTGGTGTATGGACAGATGAATGAGCCACCAGGTGCCAGAGCTAGAGTTGCGTTGACTGGTCTTACCGTGGCAGAGTACTTCAGAGATGAACAGAACCAGGACGTGCTTCTGTTCATCGATAACATCTTCAGATTTACTCAAGCAGGCAGTGAAGTCAGTGCCCTTCTCGGGAGAATTCCAAGTGCTGTTGGTTACCAGCCAACACTAGCCACGGATTTGGGTTCTCTCCAGGAGAGAATTACAACCACAAAGAAGGGCTCAATCACCTCAGTTCAGGCCATTTACGTGCCTGCAGACGATATCACAGACCCTGCTCCGGCCACCACATTCACACACTTGGACGCAACAACTGTTCTTTCCAGGCAAATTGCGGAACTTGGAATTTATCCAGCTGTAGATCCACTAGACAGCACCAGTAGAATGCTCAGTTCTCACATCGTTGGTGAACGCCAATATAACGTTGCAAGAGCGGTTCAAAAGATCCTTCAAGACTATAAATCACTACAAGACATTATTGCCATCTTAG GTATGGACGAGTTGAGTGAGGATGACAAGTTTGTTGTTGCCCGTGCAAGGAAGGTTCAGAGGTTTTTGTCACAGCCGTTCCAGGTTGCTGAGGTGTTTACTGGCAAGCCAGGCAGGTTCGTAGAGTTGCCCGACACCATTGATGGAGCAGAGCAAATCCTAAATGGAAGCTGCGATGACTTACCGGAAATGGCATTTTACATGGTTGGAGACATCAAGGAGGCTAAGGAAAAGGCTGTTGAAATGTTGAAAACTAGATCATAA
- the SHM3 gene encoding Serine hydroxymethyltransferase 3, which produces MIKICRKFTIFITCIIFVFNLVYPFRIPRKNNLLTLNTLSSLNAVMPLPNHTEYKREFPLEDEVPLKEFDPEVYELLERERDRQRYSINLIASENYASRACMEALGSIFTNKYSEGLPGKRYYGGCRFVDDIENLCIKRCLEVFGLSDEEWGVNVQPLSGSPANLAVYCALLQPHDKLMGLSLESGGHLTHGYYNAKKKVSASSIFFSPLSYFLDPKTGLIDYDGLEKSAQAFCPKLIIAGASTYSRYIDYKRFREIADSVGAYLMADIAHISGLVAGRVHPLPFEYCHVVTSTTHKSLKGPRSGIIFFNKKLLPDFGECINQSVFPTLQGGPHNNNIAALAVQLKQLSKPEWKTYAQRIVDNARVLAAELEKRDMPVVTGGTDNHTVIVSLRPFGVTGSKAELVCDLVNISISKSTIPGDKSAFNPSGIRLGTPSLTSRGAFPQDMVFVADVIRKVVDICVKVQEEKGKKLVDFKVGLDVNEDIIKLKNEVVEWISKFPYID; this is translated from the exons atgataaaaatttgtagaaaatttacaatttttattacctgtataatttttgtatttaatttagtttatcCCTTTAGAATCCCaagaaaaaataatctcTTGACCCTAAACACCTTATCTTCACTAAACGCAGTCATGCCACTACCGAATCATACGGAATATAAGAGGGAATTTCCCCTGGAGGATGAAGTTCCCCTAAAGGAGTTTGATCCTGAGGTTTACGAGTTACTGGAACGAGAACGAGATAGGCAGCGATATTCAATTAATCTGATCGCTTCCGag AATTACGCCAGTAGAGCTTGTATGGAGGCGCTGGGATCCATTTTCACTAATAAATACAGTGAAGGTTTGCCGGGGAAAAGGTACTACGGGGGCTGTAGATTCGTTGACGATATTGAAAACTTATGTATTAAAAGGTGCTTGGAGGTTTTCGGGTTATCGGACGAGGAATGGGGAGTAAATGTACAACCTCTTTCAGGCTCTCCTGCTAATTTAGCTGTTTACTGTGCACTACTCCAGCCTCATGATAAACTCATGGGACTCTCACTGGAGTCCGGCGGTCACCTCACCCACGGGTACTACAACGCCAAGAAGAAGGTCTCAGCCTCCTCCATATTCTTCAGCCCACTGTCTTACTTTCTTGATCCTAAAACTGGACTTATTGATTATGACGGTCTCGAAAAATCCGCCCAAGCATTCTGCCCTAAACTCATCATTGCAGGAGCTTCCACTTACTCTAG ATACATTGACTATAAGAGATTTCGGGAAATCGCCGATAGCGTTGGAGCATATTTAATGGCTGACATAGCTCACATTTCCGGTTTGGTTGCTGGAAGGGTTCATCCTTTACCCTTCGAGTACTGCCACGTAGTTACCTCCACAACTCACAAGTCGCTCAAGGGGCCAAGATCCGGtatcatcttcttcaaTAAGAAGTTATTGCCTGATTTTGGAGAGTGCATTAATCAGTCAGTTTTCCCAACTCTACAAGGTGGACCtcataataataatattgcAGCTCTTGCAGTACAACTTAAACAG TTATCTAAACCGGAATGGAAAACGTATGCACAAAGAATAGTTGATAATGCAAGAGTGTTGGCGGCAGAGTTGGAGAAGAGAGATATGCCAGTTGTGACAGGGGGGACTGATAATCATACAGTAATTGTGAGTTTAAGGCCATTTGGAGTTACTGGGAGTAAAGCTGAGCTGGTGTGTGACCTGGTTAACATATCGATCAGCAAGAGTACAATTCCCGGGGATAAATCAGCATTTAACCCCTCTGGAATCAGACTCGGAACTCCATCACTAACATCAAGAGGAGCCTTCCCTCAGGATATGGTCTTTGTCGCTGATGTTATCAGAAAAGTTGTTGACATCTGCGTTAAAGTTCAAG aGGAGAAAGGGAAGAAATTGGTTGATTTTAAAGTCGGATTGGATGTAAATGAGGATATCATAAAGTTGAAAAATGAAGTTGTAGAATGGATTAGCAAGTTTCCATATATAGATTAA
- a CDS encoding TFIIS helical bundle-like domain protein → MDINSRPITQDPSLKLKFLKPDPEKCMDRVPTLTKVDGLENVELDILNGWCSKFWKKIRYSGFFLDENLTKDLTNYLELNSTIAIDLDKADSYLAVQKLLYNGLRLELENSAESARRDNSLDSVGTENGSANSVSQCKLFHKYYYSCRENPVALNNLVVLSNVIWSLKKYKRDEFALTCLIDILLQSYMVALDSFISLGGVDVIRENFEFLALNGRLKKSSNYLLKCMELLDKLDINFKILQTSKIGIPVNCIALGRAPPRLSKADYECSNDKVKLKATNLIKKWKAIRDVSVPQKEQDHKPKKPVHSLEKHYSTESAGSLEHEGSFVLDIINTMVEQKEKEKKRKLQIKNSHLPNKYKHKPNESADNGESKSASSVKVHKLVDKVENGKVNDPEISSSVNTNKLASLMNFFKEYSNNSGNSDNASSSSDNTILQLNQDNTNVTQVSTTAVPETSTKLVVDTLVTKLSDKPGNVEDNRLMMPPPPPPPPPFNNPKHTTVGVSFDDPNITNINRFTGYPMVGQILPPGVVPPPPPKQPPPQHSYNTKPYTSINTSYPMYKTVNTDYNAVNTDYKTVNTDYKTVNTDYKTVNTDYGMLNTDYGMANAEYKSVHFESQTNRFGTHKGNYTPEVVGQSSLNSYESSFERNETASVKEPADRNLDFYRKPENNTSNDRQVTPPWK, encoded by the exons ATGGACATTAATTCACGACCAATAACTCAGGATCctagtttaaaattaaagtttCTAAAGCCAGACCCCGAAAAATGCATGGACAGAGTTCCAACTCTTACAA AGGTCGACGGACTGGAGAATGTGGAATTGGACATTTTGAACGGCTGGTGTTCGAAGTTTTGGAAGAAGATTCGTTACTCTGGATTCTTTCTAGATGAAAATCTTACCAAGGATTTAACCAATTACTTGGAATTGAACTCCACAATAGCCATTGATTTAGATAAG gCTGATTCGTATTTAGCAGttcaaaaattattatacaacgGTCTGAGATTAGAGTTAGAGAATTCAGCAGAAAGTGCCCGAAGAGATAACTCATTAGACAGTGTCGGAACTGAGAATGGGTCGGCTAATTCTGTTTCCCAGTGTAAACTGTTTCACAAGTACTATTATTCGTGCAGAGAGAACCCAGTGGCCTTGAACAACCTAGTGGTGTTATCAAACGTAATTTGGTCcttgaaaaaatataagCGTGATGAGTTTGCTCTTACGTGTTTAATAGATATATTGTTGCAGTCATACATGGTAGCCTTAGATTCCTTTATATCCCTAGGCGGAGTTGATGTGATCCGTGAGAACTTTGAGTTTCTGGCCCTCAACGGCCGACTGAAAAAGAGCTCCAATTACCTCCTAAAATGCATGGAACTGTTGGACAAATTGGATATAAACTTCAAGATACTTCAGACTTCAAAGATCGGAATTCCAGTTAACTGCATAGCACTGGGAAGAGCGCCTCCCAGGCTCAGCAAGGCAGATTACGAATGCTCAAACGACAAGGTTAAGCTAAAGGCAACTAATCTTATTAAGAAGTGGAAGGCAATTAGGGACGTATCAGTTCCCCAGAAGGAACAGGACCACAAACCCAAAAAGCCAGTCCACTCCTTGGAAAAACATTACTCAACTGAATCGGCAGGTTCCCTTGAACACGAAGGCTCTTTTGTGCTGGACATAATCAACACAATGGTTGAGCAAAAGGAGAAGGAAAAGAAGAGAAAACtccaaattaaaaattcacACCTACCaaacaaatataaacacAAACCCAATGAATCCGCAGATAATGGTGAGAGTAAGTCCGCTTCCTCCGTCAAGGTTCACAAGCTGGTAGACAAGGTAGAAAACGGCAAAGTCAATGATCCGGAAATAAGTTCATCAGTAAACACCAATAAACTTGCTTCATTGATGAACTTCTTTAAAGAATATTCCAATAATTCTGGAAACTCAGATAATGCCTCGTCATCCTCTGATAATACTATTCTTCAACTGAATCAGGATAATACCAATGTTACCCAAGTATCTACCACCGCTGTACCAGAAACATCCACCAAACTAGTTGTAGATACTCTTGTCACCAAACTATCAGATAAACCGGGTAATGTGGAAGATAATAGACTGATGATGCCACCACCACCGCCGCCTCCTCCGCCATTTAATAATCCAAAACATACAACCGTGGGAGTGTCATTTGATGATCCAAACATTACCAACATAAACAGATTCACGGGATACCCAATGGTTGGACAGATTCTACCGCCTGGAGTTGTACCGCCTCCACCTCCAAAACAACCTCCTCCGCAACATTCATATAACACTAAACCATACACTTCTATAAACACTTCTTATCCAATGTATAAAACTGTTAATACTGACTACAACGCCGTCAACACTGATTATAAAACCGTCAACACTGATTATAAAACCGTCAACACTGATTATAAAACCGTCAATACCGATTATGGAATGTTGAATACTGATTATGGCATGGCGAATGCGGAATATAAATCAGTACATTTTGAATCTCAGACTAATAGATTCGGTACACATAAGGGAAATTATACACCAGAAGTGGTTGGTCAGAGTTCATTGAACTCATATGAGAGTTCATTTGAGAGAAATGAAACAGCAAGTGTTAAAGAACCAGCTGATAGAAATTTAGACTTTTATCGCAAACCTGAAAACAACACTTCAAATGACCGACAAGTCACTCCACCCTGGAAATAG
- a CDS encoding putative integral membrane protein: MSENRLNVKAFFSRKFFLLIYVLCMISVTQANGLKYNRGPLEESYQNNNPSANENDLDDMDDEFTGTTYLEPANDNNSFLENNEDYDEDEDDEEDYEEEDIDLDRFSDASLLEMESTSDEEDSNEGSGGNKLLNKINPKLMNGGFLKNYLDKIGESKAIKGIHPKKAIANVKTTMKDLQQGYKKLKGKVYPRHKTYEPKSPNHSNHGGRSVDNMSGSNENRNRGKTGYGRRFLNKLNGGDGAKPSRLSRIRSSLRSV, translated from the coding sequence ATGTCAGAAAATAGATTAAATGTAAAAGCGTTTTTTAGCAGGAAGTTCTTTCTCCTCATTTATGTGTTGTGTATGATATCTGTGACACAGGCCAATGGACTAAAATACAACAGAGGACCATTAGAGGAGAGTTATCAGAATAATAACCCAAGTGCAAATGAGAATGATTTGGATGATATGGACGACGAATTCACTGGCACTACATACCTAGAACCTGCgaatgataataattcgTTCCTGGAAAACAATGAAGATTATGACGAAGACGAAGATGATGAAGAGGATTATGAAGAGGAGGATATTGATTTGGACCGATTTTCAGACGCGAGTTTGTTGGAGATGGAGAGCACATCAGATGAAGAGGACTCAAATGAAGGAAGCGGAGGAAATAAACtgttgaataaaattaacccaAAGTTAATGAACGGTggatttttgaaaaattacctgGACAAAATTGGAGAAAGTAAGGCGATCAAGGGAATACACCCAAAGAAGGCAATTGCAAATGTAAAAACAACTATGAAGGACTTACAACAAGGTTACAAGAAATTAAAGGGGAAAGTATATCCAAGACACAAAACCTATGAACCCAAAAGTCCAAACCATTCAAATCACGGGGGAAGGTCAGTGGACAATATGAGTGGATCTAACGAGAATAGAAATCGGGGAAAGACGGGGTATGGAAGAcgatttttaaataaattgaatGGAGGCGATGGCGCAAAACCGTCAAGATTGAGTAGGATCAGGTCAAGCCTGAGAAGTGTCTAG
- a CDS encoding Ribosomal protein L35 family protein translates to MFLACTIFNFLVSTILLVKLLFLSGSGCICLINFPRGISNFYRIPKSLNFISHINFSPLPTTKTNTRLFERRKYRLKIRAGGQFRIKPKTNHSVAKRFKITATGKLMYRRATTQHKQRHKRRGAKARLHRNGIITSIRMIRKIKSVLHNR, encoded by the coding sequence ATGTTTTTAGCATGTACcatatttaactttttagTTTCCACAATTCTccttgtaaaattattgtttttatcaGGCTCTGGCtgtatttgtttaattaattttcctCGTGGGATTTCTAACTTTTATCGCATTCCGAAATCCCTTAATTTCATATCgcacattaatttttcaccTTTACCTACCACTAAGACAAATACTAGACTTTTTGAACGCAGAAAGTACAGGCTGAAGATAAGGGCTGGGGGTCAGTTTCGCATAAAGCCTAAGACCAACCACTCAGTGGCTAAGAGGTTTAAGATAACTGCCACTGGGAAGCTGATGTACCGTCGTGCTACTACCCAGCACAAACAGCGGCATAAGAGGAGGGGCGCCAAGGCTCGTCTGCACAGAAATGGCATCATCACTTCTATTCGTATGATCCGTAAAATTAAGAGCGTTTTGCACAACAGATAA
- a CDS encoding Coatomer WD associated region family protein, with translation MSLHMGFTKKLELRTEKVKSVDLHPSEPWVASAMYNGSLTIYNYNTQALVKKIEMSDAPLRCCKFVPRKQWIVAAGDKMCIWVYNYNSLEKVNVVEGHKDYVRYLDLHSTLPYVISCSDDMTAVLWDIDKGWEKLAVFEGHSHYVMMAKWSPKDPNIFATCSLDKTISFWRVTLTSTNQTLPPNPSNTANTSAAPVTSSANTVVSNVSSGKSKSSKGKGGNKPYFTLTGHERGVNCIDFCSNLSFPYIISGSDDCTIRVWDYQTKLCLQVLKKHFKPVSCVVYHPRLPIILSTGEDGDFNVWNSNLYKIKRSVNYGYGQLWHVASNTTDTALASDSGVCVLELAGGKPLASMYSNKLVMVKSSDILTCNLTSSVTDLSNHDPSHSLNLSFRNIGSSEFFPQEVSHHPNGRFICLCGDSEYIIYTSQGMKSKTFGKASQFVWSFEGDYATYDGFEVSVFSEFTLREKLDLQQVQVQKLHGGRLLGVSTDVDILFYTWPPCMPVKRFSLQVDDIYWHPSSNRLALASQLATYILSYNLDAPSSNRSSKFGGTYGEDLNENETEEFEEENFQFEKELVERITSAVWVNDTFLFVTSNSHLSMYLAGNTETLVYLDKHLHLVGYLPETQLVYLCDDSVYGYHLPFSYLQFHSKLYHYTQVLNSVSKDEHSEFEDEELSIAKNELKQSLAKVDEKMRENASRFLQLFGEYELGLLCTDNPDLKFELHLKLGNVNQCLKLLLSESLNLTQSPDHTVNHQNADLGTVDLENVDMDTVSMDNVNVDVIMGLDDMLKRKWKRLGDYCLKSSQIKVAKLSYQYSNNMQNLLVLHTLTGDLEGVRYVAQTALLSKLHNVAFTAFYMLNDIDSCIQILHMVNRHAEATFMARTYRPHLLKSSFNKWSDNLKNKNVQLMEPLVDNDEKVDLSDFKFEFPDASQYLKYKDALFSDFAKQNEQKNDTLDL, from the exons atgtcGCTTCATATGGGATTTACGAAAAAGCTAGAACTTAGAACTGAGAAGGTCAAATCGGTCGACCTTCACCCATCCGAGCCATGGGTGGCCTCAGCAATGTATAACGGCTCCcttacaatttacaattataatACTCAGGCCTTGGTTAAGAAGATAGAAATGTCAGATGCGCCTCTGAGGTGTTGTAAGTTTGTTCCTAGGAAGCAGTGGATCGTTGCTGCAGGTGATAAGATGTGTATTTGGGTTTATAACTACAATTCACTCGAGAAGGTCAACGTGGTAGAGGGTCATAAGGACTATGTACGATATTTGGATTTACATTCGACATTGCCTTACGTAATCAGCTGTTCGGACGATATGACTGCCGTTTTATGGGACATAGATAAGGGATGGGAGAAACTTGCAGTTTTTGAAGGGCACTCACACTATGTAATGATGGCAAAATGGAGCCCAAAGGACCCTAACATCTTTGCAACATGCTCCCTTGATAAGACTATTTCATTCTGGAGAGTTACGCTCACCTCTACAAACCAAACTCTGCCTCCTAACCCTTCAAACACTGCTAACACTTCTGCAGCACCTGTTACCAGTAGCGCTAACACCGTTGTTAGTAATGTGAGCTCTGGAAAGTCTAAAAGTTCAAAGGGAAAAGGTGGAAATAAGCCTTACTTTACCCTCACAGGGCACGAACGTGGAGTTAACTGCATTGACTTTTGCTCAAATTTGTCGTTCCCTTACATCATCTCCGGCTCTGACGACTGTACCATAAGGGTTTGGGACTACCAAACCAAGCTTTGTCTACAGGTGTTAAAAAAACACTTTAAGCCTGTTTCCTGTGTAGTATATCACCCCCGGCTTCCCATCATCCTATCCACAGGTGAGGACGGAGATTTCAACGTGTGGAACTCAAACCTTTACAAGATTAAAAGGTCAGTAAATTATGGTTACGGGCAGCTTTGGCACGTGGCAAGTAACACTACAGATACTGCACTGGCCAGTGATTCGGGTGTTTGTGTTCTTGAACTCGCAGGCGGGAAGCCACTGGCCTCAATGTACTCTAACAAACTCGTGATGGTCAAATCCTCTGACATTCTCACATGTAACCTAACCTCCTCAGTCACTGATCTCTCAAACCATGACCCGTCACACTCTTTAAACTTATCGTTCAGAAATATCGGTTCATCAG AGTTTTTTCCACAGGAAGTTTCACATCACCCGAACGGCCgttttatttgtttatgCGGTGATTCAGAATATATCATCTACACTTCTCAA GGCATGAAGAGTAAAACGTTTGGAAAGGCGTCACAATTTGTATGGTCATTTGAAGGTGATTATGCAACGTATGACGGATTTGAAGTTAGCGTGTTTTCGGAGTTCACACTTAGAGAGAAGCTTGACTTACAGCAAGTACAGGTACAGAAATTACATGGAGGAAGGTTACTTGGAGTGTCAACTGATGTTGATATTCTGTTTTACACATGGCCACCATGCATGCCAGTGAAGCGTTTTTCACTACAAGTCGATGATATTTACTGGCACCCTTCCTCTAATAGACTAGCACTTGCATCGCAACTGGCAACTTACATATTATCCTATAACCTTGACGCCCCAAGTAGTAACCGATCAAGCAAGTTTGGAGGAACTTACGGCGAGGATTTGAACGAGAACGAGACtgaagaatttgaagaGGAAAACTTTCAATTTGAGAAGGAGTTGGTAGAAAGAATAACAAGTGCAGTGTGGGTTAACGACACCTTTTTGTTCGTTACTTCAAACTCACACTTGTCTATGTATTTGGCTGGGAATACCGAGACCCTTGTGTACCTTGACAAGCATCTCCACTTGGTAGGGTATTTGCCTGAAACTCAGCTTGTATATTTATGCGATGATTCAGTATACGGGTATCACCTGCCCTTTTCTTACCTCCAGTTCCACTCAAAGCTCTACCACTACACGCAGGTGTTAAACTCAGTTTCAAAAGATGAGCACTCTGAGTTCGAGGACGAGGAACTCTCAATCGCAAAAAACGAACTCAAACAGTCTTTGGCAAAGGTTGACGAGAAAATGAGAGAGAATGCAAGCAGGTTCCTTCAGCTCTTCGGAGAGTACGAACTCGGGCTTTTATGCACTGATAACCCAGACCTCAAATTTGAACTCCACCTCAAACTCGGAAACGTTAACCAGTGCCTTAAACTCTTATTATCAGAATCACTCAACCTCACCCAATCACCTGATCACACAGTTAATCACCAAAATGCTGATTTGGGCACTGTTGACCTTGAAAACGTTGATATGGATACAGTTAGTATGGATAATGTCAATGTTGATGTAATAATGGGCTTGGATGATATGTTGAAGAGGAAATGGAAGAGACTTGGAGATTACTGTCTTAAAAGTTCCCAGATTAAGGTTGCTAAATTGTCATACCAATACTCGAATAACATGCAAAACTTACTCGTTTTACATACCCTTACAG gcGATCTTGAGGGAGTAAGATACGTGGCACAAACTGCGTTATTATCAAAGTTGCACAATGTAGCATTTACGGCCTTTTATATGCTAAACGATATCGACTCTTGTATTCAA aTATTGCATATGGTTAATCGACATGCTGAAGCTACATTTATGGCAAGAACATATAGACCGCATTTACTAAAAAGCTCATTTAATAAATGGAGTGacaatttaaaaaataag AATGTGCAATTGATGGAACCGTTGGTGGATAATGATGAGAAGGTGGATTTGAGTGACTTTAAGTTCGAGTTCCCGGATGCCTCGCAGtatttaaagtataaagaCGCCCTTTTCTCAGACTTTGCAAAGCAAAATGAACAAAAGAACGACACACTTGacttgtaa
- the Chmp1a gene encoding Charged multivesicular body protein 1a, translated as MGGSQSLMDTKVNLTLQSREAQKLHYKCLKEEEDERMKVKSAIESENPETARIHAANSIFKRNEAMRFLELKSRLDILTAQVDSAIRTQRLTEELKKVLPQLNRFLRYKKLDSVDVITDFKKIFENMDVNESQMSENMSKDSPFKPPQREVDALISRVAQEYELDMTEMLKKMKTQNESKPQSYNKPSLS; from the exons ATGGGTGGCAGTCAGTCACTCATGGATACAAAGGTTAACCTAACACTTCAATCCAGAGAAGCG CAAAAATTACATTACAAATGCTTAAAGGAGGAGGAAGATGAGCGAATGAAGGTCAAATCTGCAATAGAATCCGAAAATCCGGAAACCGCTAGAATCCACGCCGCTAACTCAATTTTTAAGAGGAACGAAGCAATGAGATTTTTAGAGCTTAAATCAAGATTAGATATTTTAACGGCACAAGTAGACTCTGCGATAAGAACTCAAAGG TTAACTGAGGAATTAAAAAAAGTGTTACCTCAATTGAATAGATTTTTAAGGTACAAAAAACTCGATTCAGTTGATGTTATAACGGATTTTAAGAAAATATTCGAAAATATG GATGTGAATGAATCACAAATGAGCGAAAATATGAGTAAGGATTCACCGTTCAAGCCGCCTCAGAGGGAGGTTGACGCCTTAATTTCAAGGGTGGCACAGGAATATGAACTTGATATGACTGAAATGCTCAAGAAAATGAAAACGCAAAACGAGTCTAAACCTCAGTCATACAATAAGCCAAGTTTATCATAG